The DNA segment ACCATTCAGCGTGAGCAGCGGAGCTCCTTTGGAAGCCCTGCTGTGATTCTTATTGTGGATATTTCTGCCATCCTTGTTTGCATATGTGTTATTGGAGTACTTCCGTGtgctttaatttgaaataaGTCTGTTAGAGTTATGACTATGTGCAGGATTACATTCTGACATGCCGAGCATAGCTTCTGTCAATGTGTCCGTAACGAGATGTAAACCAATTGGTTTGCTTTCGACGTAGAAAAACGTGTAACAAAATATTATCTCTTCATGTTATCTTAAGATTTAAATGTCAGACTCTGATGGTTTGTGTGTCCTTCAGAGATTGGAATGGGATTAACAGGCTTCGGcgtgtttttcctcttcttcgGGATGATCCTGTTCTTTGACAAAGCACTTCTGGCTATTGGAAATGTGAGtaacctgttgttgttgttccaaAGGATGTCTAAAAGTGCAACTTCTGATTACGCAGATGCATTACTGTGTGACACGTgacaattattattaattataatCTGTTAGTGTGATCCAGCTGTGTTTAGTTTCACATAAACATAGCAACAGCATCATTAATAGCATCAAAGTGCCTCACTTTCTCAGCAGTGTCACATTTGCATTATTTCAGTTACACAGGAaatataactaaaataaaatgtctcagttATGAACTTGCAGGCcactcttctgtggaaccagctcctagtttggatttgggagacagacaaccTCTCTATGTATATTAGGCTGAAAACTTTAGTCTCTGATAAACAgcatagttagggctggatcaggtgaccatAAATCTTTGAGGCtccccatgatgcactgagtgcttcttcttcactttccttttttttaggtCCATTTAGTTATTAGTTATTAAAATCTGActttcttccacagcatgtcttcctcctctcatccccaaacagtcgcagcagatggccgccccgcCCTGCtgggggtttcttcctgttcccaGGCaaattttccttcccactgtcaccaaagtgcttgttcataggggatcatctgattgttggggcttGTCTGTATCATTGTAGGGTCTTAACCTTATGGTATAGAGCACCCTAAAGTAACTCTTGTGTGATATGGcactatatatacataaaattaaattgaattgaatccaaAATCCCTCATAGATATTCAGCTGACTGCAATTATGATTCACGTGATTTTAACACATATAAACCTTCCAGTGAGCCCAATCGTCCCATGAAAGGGGGTAATGTTATCATGAAAAAGACCATTCCCATTTGGACAATAATGTTTCATGTCACAGGATTGCTATTACTGCTAAACATAAGAGAAGCACCCAATCACCTCACCATAGAGGTCAAAGGTTCAAGCATGATCTCttggttttttttagctgttgAAAATGTATTCACTTCTGCGTGTCTCACTTTTTGCGATGCTGACGGCCTCTATTTGCTTTATAGTGCTCTGAATATCCACTGTAACACTAATATCAATATCTGTCGTCATAGAACTAATGATGGACTATTATTGGAAGAGCTGCTCTTTGCCTTTGCTACCAAACTAAATCAGTTATGTGCCAGACTGCAATTCATACTTTCTAATCTATTTAATGACATATTTCCCATAGATCTGAATGTAAATGGCAGTTAGGCAGTGTACGGATACACTGTCCAGTTGAGCAGTCTTTGTGACAGAGGGTCCTGCCACATGGGCTGCAGCAATAAACCATCTTTTAAGATGGTTTATTGCTGCAGGTCTCTTAGACCTTTTCTTCCTGCTAACGTGAAACAAATTCAGAATAAACAGGACCTGCTTGGAATTTTTTATACATCATGCCGGGAGTATTGCTTGAAGGCTTTTACTCTAACACTGGATAGATGGACTTGACACGTTCAAAATCATGACATTCATCATTTTTGTCGTTAGCAATATGGCTGCTTGTAAAAAGGATTGCATTTTGGATTTTTCTATAATGCTGCACAGTGTTAAAAATGTTCCTTCTAATATTCTCTGTAAGCACAGAAAATATACCCTACCAGTCAAAACGTTTAGAACAACAACATTCCAGTTATTTATTGGAATTCAAGTCGTTCGAGGTACAAAGATAAGTGATGAACtgccaggttaaaaaaaaaaaaaaagctaaggttacccaaaactgaaaaagtaaTGCACATTTCAGAATTGCAGATGGCATTTTTCAGGAAACACAAAATGGGTTAACCATTTAAAGCTGTTCGGATCAAGCCTTGAAAGCTGGTGCTACTAATTTTTACAGGTGTTCCAACTTTTCTAGATCACTCACAGCAccctctgtctgcataaaagcaGTGTTGGAGTGTGTTGCTACAAAAATGGTGAGGAAAAAGGCAATTAacaatggaagagagacagaccatcATAAAATGTAGGTCTTTCCTACAGAGAAATtgcaaagaaagtcaaggtGTCAGTGAGTATAGTTTCAAAAAGACATCAAAAGACACTCAGAAACAAACTCTAACAGGAAGAGGTCTGGCAGACCCAAAACTGAATCAGAGGACAAGTTTCTTAACCGCTTGCATGCATTTGGTTTGTGGCAACTCTACTGGCTAcacaattattatttaaaaccaATAAAATTAAACTCCAGTGTTTTTTCCTTCATTCATACTAGTGCAAATAATTGCTTTCTTTCAGTCTGTTTGGTATTTATATGATGCCGATGACAACACTGGATACTTGATTGCGTGTGCTTGCAGTTTTGAACCCTTCTCTAATATGTttccactcttttttttgtctctgcagATTCTCTTTGTTGCTGGACTCTCCTTTGTCATCGGCCTTGAGAGGACCTTCCGCTTCTTTTTCCAGAAGCACAAGATGAAGGCCACCAGTTTCTTCCTGGGAGGAGTGTTTGTGGTGTTGATTGGCTGGCCCATTATTGGAGTTTTGCTCGAGATCTAtggtttttttctcttattcagGTAAGATGAATACAAAAGGCACACAACAGATTCAGTAGACTGACAGTTATCTTGTTTAAAGAGCCCACGAAACACTGAAACCTGAGATACAGTAAACTTATTCTTTACATGAAAGAAGCAGGATGACTTGAGAGATCTGATTGAAACTTGGGCTCAGTCCTGAAAAGCCCtaaattttatatattaaatTGCACTTTGGAAAGCACTGTTTTCATCAAAGTTGCAGTGTGTTTAAAGACttaaagtggacatgaaacactacatGGAGTACTATGCTTTAAAAAACTGCCATGGATTTCGCACTGTCTGTCTTATttctggatttaagaaataactGCTCAAAGTCTTTAAAACAAGTTTAGCACCATCCTGAGTCtgcacagaacatgacatcaccGGGTTGGGTTGATTAATTGTGGTCTATAGACTTACTGTCACGATCAGGCGAGCCATTTATTATGGTTGAGAACAAAGcatgaacatttaaaaaaatatatatatacactgtaaaAGCTAAATTCCTAACAAACTGAAAACCTGGAACACTGGGAATACCTGGAGACACTTTGGAAATATTGAGAGAACGAGGAGACGCGAGGGAGCATTAACAGACGCAGCCAACTGTTGTTgcaatttggcactatatacatgaaattgaattaaatatcCTAGGAGCCACACATAGGCgagcagtctgagagtgaagagCTCTGTTGGGTTAATATGGTACTTTGAGattattaagataagatggggactGAATATTCAAGAGCTTGTATGTggtgagaaggattttaaattcgaTTCTGGATTTATCAGGGAACCAGTGATaagaagccaatacaggagaaatttgctctctttctagtccctgtcagtatttTCACTGTAGCATTTTGGTTCAACTGAAGCTTTTCAGttcaggggcccgttcttcgtacgtcgctcactacatccaagatcaaatgacacatccaagaccaaaccatcgcgctaaccgtgagctcgctaatccggttccccgaacacacctgttgttgacgattagtacagctggacgcagtaatgtgacatcactgggtgtcgtaaaaggggctacgcatcgatagtagaaacattgatcggcaacccgctgattggtcggcgaaaatgtcgaaggggcgcgctcggtattttccggcagcagagcaagaactcttgattgagggatttcaggagtttcagagtttaattaaaacgcaagggaacactgcaaaggctgcaaaagcaaggagagagggctggcagaaagttgctgacaaattaaactcgtaagtaatttaataataacaataataatggagtggatttatatagcgcttttcaaggcacccaaagcgcatgacaataccactattcattcactttattatttattcatagatttattatattacactatattatccaatattatattacattatattatattgttatattatatcccctttcacattagagccacaacaggacccactagaacatgggaacaagtaaaagtgaaatataagaatattctacagaatggtaatatttatcacttatattgcttttcgtctcttggaaagagaccctggaataatctgtttgtttataacagcaaccaagaaaagggcagagcaaaaaaaagacaggtggtggtcctgcaccccctcgtcaacaagttggttaagtaaataataccctcacgggaaaatcgatatctctcaatgagcacactgtcgcgctgagctaaaggatcctgtctgtcccgcaatatacgctgaattctgaggactctccttatcaatcttgcaccttccgcaatgggctgctcgcgtatacggacaggacatggctgcgacagacttcccaaatccaccttcgcttttatagccgtggtctctcatcttgattacacgaagtgatttgcaattactactctgaaatatgaattacatctgtaataatcacatacatgtgatagaatgttaatagtacatttcccttttttaggaaatgacctgtatgtatctgtgtgacatcaataaaaggatcaagtgctgcattatctttagttacattgatgttatttatttatggtgaaacagtggtggaatatcgctgttgctttcgtatgaatgacgcggacatacctgcgtggccgcgatctaatcctgtttacataaagtaaacctgctccccagcaggtttacgcttacggctctgttgctatgacagcaagtcccggatgagcttcggggaaccgaacgatccaagatcacgcgaaatcgtcaacaatctaatccagctaacttacttagcgaggtacgaagaacaggccccaggaGTTTTTAGGTTAGTGCTAATATGTGGTAGATATCATTTTAGCCAGTGT comes from the Astatotilapia calliptera chromosome 15, fAstCal1.2, whole genome shotgun sequence genome and includes:
- the golt1ba gene encoding golgi transport 1Ba isoform X1, which encodes MNASWTLFRKMSAREEIGMGLTGFGVFFLFFGMILFFDKALLAIGNILFVAGLSFVIGLERTFRFFFQKHKMKATSFFLGGVFVVLIGWPIIGVLLEIYGFFLLFRGFFPVVVGFIRRIPVLGSILNLPFISAYADKVGESNTMV
- the golt1ba gene encoding golgi transport 1Ba isoform X2, whose translation is MISLTDSQKIGMGLTGFGVFFLFFGMILFFDKALLAIGNILFVAGLSFVIGLERTFRFFFQKHKMKATSFFLGGVFVVLIGWPIIGVLLEIYGFFLLFRGFFPVVVGFIRRIPVLGSILNLPFISAYADKVGESNTMV